Proteins from one Chloroflexota bacterium genomic window:
- a CDS encoding DinB family protein: protein MYDESLTIDQVLTRLREQPEAIATTTEHVPAAGLHRAPSPATWSVNDVLAHLRSCSDMWGGYIARIVREDHPTFRAVNPRTWIKQTNYPELEFGSSLKAFVAQRTELLDLLRHLPEEAWSRTATVTGAGKARERTVMEYATWLANHERTHVKQIARLVES, encoded by the coding sequence ATGTACGACGAATCGCTGACGATCGACCAGGTCCTGACGCGGCTCCGGGAGCAGCCTGAGGCCATCGCCACGACTACGGAACATGTCCCTGCAGCCGGACTGCATCGCGCCCCGAGTCCAGCCACGTGGTCCGTCAATGACGTGCTCGCCCACCTGCGGTCGTGCTCGGACATGTGGGGCGGCTACATCGCCCGGATCGTCCGCGAAGACCATCCGACGTTTCGAGCCGTAAACCCTAGAACCTGGATCAAGCAGACGAACTATCCCGAGCTGGAATTCGGGTCATCCTTGAAGGCGTTCGTGGCGCAGAGGACCGAGCTTCTTGACTTGCTCCGTCATCTGCCCGAGGAAGCCTGGTCCCGGACAGCCACGGTCACGGGAGCCGGTAAGGCACGCGAACGCACCGTGATGGAGTACGCGACGTGGCTGGCCAACCACGAGCGGACCCACGTGAAGCAGATCGCCCGGCTCGTGGAGAGCTAA